In Bacilli bacterium, one genomic interval encodes:
- the ndk gene encoding nucleoside-diphosphate kinase, whose translation MEKTFLMIKPDGVQRGLIGDIVKRFEQKGFQLVACKLMRLSREKAEKHYAEHIDKPFFADLVQFITSGPVFAMVWQGNGVIAAARTMMGKTNPAEAAPGTIRGDFAVQTSRNIIHGSDSPESAAREIANFFAPDELIPYELAIDMWVNPQ comes from the coding sequence ATGGAAAAAACATTTCTCATGATCAAACCGGATGGCGTACAGCGGGGGTTGATCGGCGACATCGTCAAAAGATTCGAACAGAAAGGCTTTCAGCTCGTTGCCTGCAAGTTGATGCGGTTATCCCGCGAAAAAGCGGAAAAACATTATGCGGAGCATATTGACAAACCGTTTTTTGCCGACCTTGTGCAGTTTATTACTTCCGGCCCGGTATTCGCCATGGTGTGGCAAGGTAACGGCGTTATCGCAGCGGCGCGGACCATGATGGGCAAGACAAATCCGGCCGAAGCGGCGCCGGGAACCATTCGCGGCGATTTCGCGGTACAAACGAGCAGAAACATTATTCACGGTTCCGACTCACCCGAAAGCGCCGCGCGCGAGATCGCGAATTTCTTTGCGCCGGACGAACTGATCCCATATGAATTGGCTATCGATATGTGGGTAAATCCGCAATAA
- the mtrB gene encoding trp RNA-binding attenuation protein MtrB, with the protein METHESDYFVVKAKENGVHVIGLTRGQDTRFHHTEKLDKGEVMIAQFTEHTSAVKIRGKAIILTKYGKVDTEE; encoded by the coding sequence ATGGAAACGCATGAGAGCGATTATTTCGTAGTCAAGGCCAAAGAAAACGGCGTGCATGTGATCGGATTGACAAGAGGACAGGATACCCGGTTTCACCACACGGAGAAATTGGATAAAGGCGAAGTCATGATCGCCCAGTTTACCGAGCATACCTCAGCGGTGAAAATTCGCGGCAAAGCGATTATTTTGACGAAGTACGGAAAAGTGGACACTGAAGAATAA
- a CDS encoding protein-glutamate O-methyltransferase CheR: protein MEHVDLDFAEFVKKVKAATSIDLSLYKEAQMKRRLTAFRLKKGFDTFSAFFAALVKDDQLLYEFFDRMTINVSEFWRNSNRWTVLAEKILPQLLKKNPRLKCWSAACSTGEEPYTLAMIMAEKNALLGAKIIASDIDAGVLERARAGIYGERSLKEMPDYYVRKYFSAENGMFRVHDTLRRAVDFRKGNLLNDRFENDFDLIICRNVVIYFTEEAKHLLYQKFSNALKRGGILFVGSTEQIFQPGKYGLEVAESFFYRKI from the coding sequence GTGGAACATGTAGATTTGGACTTTGCCGAATTTGTCAAAAAAGTAAAAGCAGCCACTTCCATCGATTTGTCGCTTTATAAAGAAGCGCAAATGAAACGCAGATTGACCGCATTCCGTCTGAAAAAAGGCTTCGACACATTTTCCGCTTTTTTTGCGGCGCTCGTGAAAGACGACCAATTGCTGTATGAGTTTTTTGACAGAATGACGATCAACGTTTCCGAGTTTTGGCGCAACTCCAATCGCTGGACGGTATTGGCGGAGAAGATTTTGCCGCAACTGCTGAAAAAAAATCCGCGGCTGAAATGCTGGAGCGCCGCTTGCTCCACGGGCGAAGAGCCTTATACGCTGGCGATGATCATGGCGGAAAAGAATGCGCTTTTAGGCGCGAAAATTATCGCTTCGGACATCGATGCCGGCGTACTGGAACGGGCTAGGGCGGGCATTTACGGCGAACGTTCCCTGAAGGAAATGCCGGATTATTATGTGCGGAAATATTTTTCCGCGGAAAACGGCATGTTTCGCGTACACGACACATTGCGGCGCGCGGTTGACTTTCGCAAAGGCAATTTGCTGAATGACCGGTTTGAAAACGATTTCGACCTGATTATTTGCCGCAATGTTGTCATTTATTTTACCGAAGAAGCCAAGCACCTGCTTTATCAGAAATTTTCCAACGCCTTAAAACGCGGCGGGATTTTGTTTGTCGGCAGCACCGAACAAATCTTTCAACCGGGTAAATACGGCCTGGAAGTTGCGGAGTCGTTTTTTTACCGAAAGATCTAA
- a CDS encoding heptaprenyl diphosphate synthase component 1, translating to MDNFRIAEMARKYTEYDMIQAFTKLPDYPDAKTRLLMLFLNGGKAASHMNEIFALVASLVQMGLDTHELIANREEAMAKHEPFRSIQLKVLAGDYFSSRFYQLLAQAGRIDLIGQISTAICEVNQLKMRFYEKTKAFAISAEEYLQTKVRINTEIYLSLGSIMEGAYRKHWPEVLRGLASCELLAEEIAVAKDGERFSGSLGFWHLLDEVPENVHNKICSGELIGASISNLIAEYQVPTALQRRLELQIAQLYECCGKINVVNVHAELERLLRPFHEIAV from the coding sequence ATGGACAACTTTCGAATCGCGGAAATGGCGCGGAAATATACGGAATATGATATGATCCAGGCCTTTACAAAGCTTCCGGACTATCCTGATGCCAAAACAAGATTGTTGATGCTGTTCCTAAACGGCGGCAAAGCCGCGTCGCATATGAACGAAATATTCGCCCTTGTAGCCTCGTTGGTGCAGATGGGGCTCGATACCCATGAACTGATCGCCAACCGGGAAGAAGCGATGGCAAAACATGAACCGTTTCGCTCCATTCAATTAAAAGTGCTCGCCGGCGATTATTTCAGCAGCCGCTTCTATCAATTGCTCGCCCAGGCGGGCCGCATCGATCTGATCGGCCAAATCTCGACGGCAATTTGCGAAGTCAACCAATTAAAAATGCGGTTTTATGAAAAAACGAAAGCATTTGCCATTTCAGCGGAAGAGTATTTGCAAACAAAAGTAAGAATCAATACGGAAATCTACCTGTCGCTCGGTAGCATCATGGAAGGCGCGTATCGCAAGCATTGGCCGGAAGTGCTGCGCGGGCTGGCCAGCTGCGAATTGTTGGCGGAAGAGATTGCCGTTGCCAAGGACGGCGAGCGGTTCTCCGGCAGCTTGGGTTTTTGGCACCTGCTCGACGAAGTTCCTGAAAACGTGCATAATAAAATTTGCTCGGGAGAACTGATCGGTGCGAGCATTTCCAATCTGATTGCGGAATATCAAGTGCCGACGGCATTGCAGCGCAGGTTGGAACTGCAGATTGCCCAGTTGTATGAATGTTGCGGAAAAATAAATGTGGTCAATGTGCATGCCGAATTGGAAAGGCTTCTGCGGCCTTTTCACGAGATAGCGGTTTGA
- the spoIVA gene encoding stage IV sporulation protein A — translation MEKVDIFKDIAERTGGDIYLGVVGAVRTGKSTFIKRFMETVVLPHIRSESERMRATDELPQSAAGRTIMTTEPKFVPNNAVRINVAEGLDVNVRLVDCVGYAVEGAKGYEDENGPRMVSTPWFDESIPFQEAAEIGTRKVIQEHSTLGVVVTTDGTIAEIPREAYIDAEERVISELKEVGKPFVLVINSTHPNSEATRELRNELTAKYDIPVMAASVAHMGEGDFMRVLKEVLYEFPVHEVNVNLPSWVMVLNDKHWLRSQFESSVRETVKGIRRLRDVDRVVEQFAQYDFIDRAGLAGMNMGQGIAEIDLYAPDELYDKILMEVVGTEIRGKDHLLQIMQDFSHAKREYDRYAEAMEMVRTTGYGIAAPSLEEMTLDEPELIRQGSRFGVRLKATAPSVHMIRVDVESEFAPIIGTEKQSEELVRYLMQDFEENPTKIWESDIFGRSLHSIVREGIQGKLAMMPDNARYKLQETLGRIINEGSGGLIAIIL, via the coding sequence TTGGAAAAAGTAGATATTTTCAAGGACATCGCTGAACGCACCGGAGGGGACATCTACCTGGGGGTCGTTGGCGCGGTCCGTACTGGGAAATCCACTTTTATCAAACGTTTTATGGAAACGGTTGTCCTGCCCCATATCCGAAGCGAGTCGGAACGGATGCGGGCGACCGATGAGCTTCCGCAAAGCGCGGCTGGCAGGACGATCATGACCACGGAGCCGAAATTTGTGCCGAATAACGCAGTGCGAATCAACGTCGCCGAAGGCCTCGATGTAAACGTGCGGCTGGTCGACTGCGTAGGATATGCCGTAGAAGGGGCAAAAGGCTACGAGGATGAAAACGGCCCGCGCATGGTTTCCACGCCATGGTTCGACGAGTCGATCCCGTTTCAGGAAGCCGCCGAGATCGGCACCCGGAAAGTGATCCAGGAGCATTCCACACTGGGCGTTGTCGTCACGACGGACGGCACGATCGCCGAAATTCCGCGCGAGGCCTATATTGACGCGGAGGAACGTGTCATTTCCGAATTGAAGGAAGTCGGCAAACCGTTTGTGCTGGTGATCAACTCGACGCATCCGAACAGCGAAGCAACCCGCGAGTTGCGCAATGAATTGACGGCAAAATACGATATTCCGGTTATGGCGGCGAGCGTTGCGCATATGGGTGAAGGCGATTTTATGCGTGTTTTGAAAGAAGTCCTGTATGAATTCCCGGTTCATGAAGTCAATGTCAATCTGCCCAGTTGGGTCATGGTGTTGAACGATAAACACTGGCTGCGCAGCCAGTTTGAAAGTTCGGTGCGGGAAACGGTCAAAGGCATTCGCCGGCTGCGCGATGTGGATCGCGTGGTGGAGCAATTTGCCCAGTACGACTTTATTGATCGCGCCGGGCTGGCGGGTATGAACATGGGCCAAGGCATTGCCGAAATCGATTTGTACGCGCCCGATGAATTGTATGACAAGATCTTGATGGAGGTCGTCGGCACGGAAATCCGCGGCAAGGACCATTTGCTGCAAATCATGCAGGACTTCAGCCACGCGAAGCGGGAATACGACCGGTATGCGGAAGCGATGGAGATGGTCCGTACGACCGGCTATGGCATTGCCGCGCCTTCGCTGGAGGAGATGACTCTGGACGAACCGGAATTGATCCGGCAGGGCTCGCGTTTTGGCGTGCGCCTGAAAGCTACGGCGCCATCCGTACATATGATAAGGGTGGATGTCGAGTCGGAATTCGCCCCGATCATCGGCACGGAAAAGCAAAGCGAGGAATTGGTCCGCTATTTGATGCAAGACTTTGAAGAAAATCCGACGAAAATTTGGGAATCCGATATTTTTGGCAGATCCCTGCATTCCATTGTGCGCGAAGGGATTCAGGGAAAACTCGCCATGATGCCGGACAATGCCCGCTATAAATTGCAGGAAACTTTGGGCCGTATCATCAATGAAGGTTCCGGCGGATTGATCGCCATCATTTTGTAA
- a CDS encoding demethylmenaquinone methyltransferase: MEAKSKEQYVHSVFESIAGKYDLMNDVISFRRHKAWRKFAMKRMNVLPGQSAIDVCCGTCDWTISLAKASGNGQIVGLDFSENMLNVGRRKIAESGLNTRIELVNGNAMALPFPDDSFDFATIGFGLRNTPDIVRTLREMARVVKPGGKVVCLELSKPTMQPFKAVYYLYFRHLLPLLGKLVAKRYEQYKWLPQSLLDFPDYRKLAEMFRTEAGLTNVEVYPLYLGIAAVHIGTKKE; this comes from the coding sequence ATGGAGGCAAAATCGAAAGAACAATATGTCCATTCCGTATTTGAAAGCATTGCCGGAAAATACGATTTGATGAACGATGTTATCAGCTTTCGCCGGCATAAGGCATGGCGCAAGTTTGCGATGAAACGCATGAATGTGCTGCCGGGCCAAAGCGCGATTGATGTTTGCTGCGGCACTTGCGATTGGACGATCAGTTTGGCCAAGGCCAGCGGGAACGGTCAAATTGTCGGCCTGGATTTTAGCGAAAATATGCTGAACGTGGGCAGAAGAAAAATCGCGGAAAGCGGTCTAAATACCCGGATTGAGCTTGTAAACGGCAATGCGATGGCGCTTCCGTTTCCCGACGATTCGTTTGATTTTGCCACAATCGGTTTCGGACTGCGCAATACGCCCGATATCGTCCGGACATTGCGGGAAATGGCAAGGGTCGTGAAGCCGGGGGGCAAAGTGGTCTGCCTTGAATTGTCCAAGCCGACCATGCAGCCGTTCAAGGCGGTTTATTATTTGTATTTCCGCCATTTGCTGCCGCTTCTTGGCAAACTGGTGGCGAAGCGGTACGAGCAGTACAAGTGGCTGCCGCAATCTCTGCTTGATTTTCCCGACTATCGCAAATTGGCGGAAATGTTCCGCACCGAAGCCGGATTGACGAATGTCGAAGTTTATCCGCTCTATTTAGGAATAGCTGCGGTGCATATCGGAACAAAAAAAGAATAA
- a CDS encoding polyprenyl synthetase family protein — translation MKLLDIFAQCKHEVQAVERELEKSIVSDNALLTETSLHLLKAGGKRIRPIVVLLSGGFGDGKPEVLRQVAVSLELIHMASLVHDDVIDDAETRRGQPTVKAKWDNKIAMYTGDYIFARALGVISRLENAQIHQKFSKAIVQMCIGEMEQIRLFFDTRQTIRDYLLRIRRKTALLIAISCQLGALSANASSDAVRRLYDYGYNCGMAFQIRDDILDLTGTKRQLGKPPGSDVKQGNITLPVIYALRDKTYGGQVLKLITEVQSTGAAETLAKLVELIRMTDGIQHAELLARRYIEKAINALAPLPDINEKRSLIEIAHFIGSRSS, via the coding sequence ATGAAACTGTTAGATATTTTTGCCCAGTGCAAGCATGAGGTGCAAGCGGTAGAACGCGAATTGGAGAAAAGCATTGTTTCCGACAACGCTTTATTGACGGAAACTTCGTTGCATTTACTGAAGGCGGGCGGAAAGCGCATCCGTCCGATCGTCGTGCTCCTGTCCGGCGGGTTTGGGGATGGCAAGCCGGAGGTTTTGCGGCAGGTAGCCGTTTCGCTGGAATTGATCCATATGGCTTCGCTCGTCCATGACGATGTGATCGATGATGCCGAGACGCGGCGGGGCCAGCCGACGGTCAAAGCGAAGTGGGATAATAAAATAGCCATGTACACGGGCGACTATATTTTCGCCAGGGCGCTCGGCGTCATTTCGCGTTTGGAAAACGCGCAGATCCATCAAAAGTTTTCCAAAGCGATTGTGCAAATGTGCATTGGCGAAATGGAGCAAATCCGTTTATTCTTTGATACGCGGCAAACGATTCGCGATTATTTGCTCCGTATCCGGCGCAAAACAGCGTTGCTGATCGCAATCAGCTGCCAGCTGGGAGCCTTGTCGGCAAACGCCTCTTCCGATGCGGTCAGAAGGTTGTACGATTACGGGTACAACTGCGGAATGGCGTTTCAAATCAGGGATGACATCCTTGATTTGACCGGAACGAAACGGCAGCTTGGCAAGCCGCCCGGAAGCGACGTCAAACAGGGAAATATTACGCTTCCCGTGATTTATGCGCTGCGCGACAAAACATATGGCGGCCAGGTGTTGAAATTGATCACTGAAGTGCAATCGACCGGAGCCGCGGAAACGTTGGCAAAGCTGGTTGAACTTATCCGCATGACTGACGGCATTCAACACGCGGAACTGTTGGCGCGCCGGTATATCGAAAAAGCGATAAACGCGCTCGCGCCGCTTCCGGATATTAATGAAAAGCGCAGCCTGATCGAGATCGCCCATTTTATCGGCAGCCGCAGCAGTTAA
- a CDS encoding HU family DNA-binding protein: MNKSDLITRVAESAELSKKDATKAVEATFAAISEALQNGDKVQLVGFGNFEIRERSARKGRNPQTGEEIDIPASKVPAFKPGKALRDACDK; this comes from the coding sequence TTGAACAAATCCGATTTGATCACGCGCGTTGCCGAATCGGCGGAGCTTTCGAAAAAAGACGCGACCAAAGCGGTCGAAGCTACATTTGCGGCGATCTCGGAAGCGCTGCAAAACGGAGACAAAGTGCAGCTGGTCGGTTTTGGCAATTTTGAAATCAGGGAACGTTCCGCAAGGAAAGGAAGAAACCCGCAAACAGGCGAGGAAATCGATATTCCGGCAAGCAAGGTGCCGGCATTCAAACCGGGCAAAGCGCTCCGGGATGCTTGCGACAAATAG